In Setaria viridis chromosome 5, Setaria_viridis_v4.0, whole genome shotgun sequence, the genomic stretch CTCCTAAAGTGATCCTTACAGGCCCTTTCCAAATCTTGGATGAAGCTCTTCGACCAGTAAGCAACATCATGGCTGCTGACATAACGGTAATGCTTCTCATGCCTCAAATGCTTTTCCTGTTCTGGCATTGAAATGGCCTCATTCATCCCCTCTGCAGTTGCCTCTATATTCCATGGGTTAACCCGAATAGCACCACTCAGAGATGGTGAGCACCCAATAAATTCTGACACAACCAGCATGCTCTTCTTTGGCCCGCTTACCTCCGACATGGCCTCAGATCCTGGTGCACCCTGCCTACAGACAATGTATTCATATGGTGTCAAGTTCATCCCATCCCTCACAGCAGTCACCACCACACATTCCGCTATTGTATAATAGGCAATCTTCTCAACACTTGACACATCACGATCAATGAAAACAACAGGGCTATACCCTGACTGGCCAAAGTCCCCATTAATCCTCCGGCAGCTCTCCTGAATCTCAGCCTGGATGGCTTCCAGATCCTTACCCTTCCCACGGGCTGGGTTAGCAATCTGCACTAACACTGCTCGCCCCTGCCACTTGGGATGCGTCCTCAGCATATTCTCAAAGGCAAGAAGCTTCAAATTGATCCCCTTGAAGATATCCATATCATCCACACCAAGCAAGACAGTTTTCCCCTCAAACTGCCGTTGAAGCTCGGAAAGTCTCCATTCCCTATCAGGCAAGCGCAGACCTGACTGCAACTGACCCATATGAATTCCCACTGGCATGATTTTGATCCCAACAGTGCGGCCAAAGTAATCCAATCCAATGTAGCCACGCTTTGACTGGTACTCAATTCCCAGCATCCTACTGCAGCACGAGAGGAAGTGCCTGGCGTAATCAAAAGTGTGGAACCCAATGAGGTCACAATTGAGCAGTGCCTTCAATATCTCCTCGCGAACAGGGAGGGTGCGGTAGATCTCTGACGAGGGGAAGGGGCTGTGGAGGAAGAATCCGATGCGGAGGCGGTTgaaccggcggcggaggaaggtaGGCAGCGCCATGAGGTGGTAGTCGTGAACCCAGACGTAGTCGTCCTCCGGATTGATGACCTCCACGACCTTCTCGAAGAAGAACTTGTTGGCGAGCACGTACGCCTCCCAAGCGCTACGGTCGAAGCGACCGTTGCCGGGCGACgaagaggtggtggcggcggacgcgGATGATGAGAAGGGGAGCATGTAATGGAACAGAGGCCAGAGTTGGCGCTTGCAGAAGCCGTGGTAGAAGCGGTCGTTGAGGTGGTCGGGGAGGAACACCGGCGCACAGCGGAATCGGTCGAGCAGCGCCTGCGACACCTCGTCCTGCTCGGCGACGGGAACGTCGGCGCGGAGGGAACCGACAAAGAGCACCTCCATCTCGTCGGGAATGCCGTCTCGGAGTTGTAGGAGCAGCGAGTCGTCGTCCCAGGAGAAGGACCATCCACGGCCGtcgggccgccgccgggcgaCGACGGGCAGCTGGTTGGAGACCACGATCATCCGGTCGGCCGCCAGCGACGAGGGCACGTCGGAGGCGACGCTGTTGGTCGCCGCGGGCTCCGAAtcgtcctcgccgtcgagcTCCGACAGCGTCCCCGGCACCGTCATCACCCGCGACATCCGCTTCGTCCCAAACGacccctgcctccgccgccccccgccggcggccgggcccAGCGCCGCGAAGTTGCCCTCCGCGAGATCGAGCAGGTTGGTATACGACCGCGACATCATGGCTGAAACACCGAGCAGATGGAAGAGAAAGCTTTCGCCACGAGATGTGACCAAACCCTAGCCCTACCGATCCGCGCGGCGGAGGGTTTCACCAAAccctagaggaggaggaggagttggtGTTCCGCTTTGATCTGATCTGATGGAGGCagcgagggaggagggagggggggtGGGTTCGCGAGTTTCAGAATGGGAAACGCGAccggaggcgaggcgaggagaGAGAGGTCAGGGGAGGGGAAGGCAAGGACGCGCCGGTATATTCCACGGGCGTGATGGGCTCGGCTCGCGGGACCTTTCCTGGACCAGTTTTCACTGACAGATGGGCTCAGTATCTGTCGGTGGGTTAAGGCTCCTTGGACCGCGCCTAGGGACGAGTTGCCTCGGGAAAAGAGGATAAGGTTGCGCTTGCCCCTCCGATGCCAGCTGGCGTCACGCGCCCCACCTTGAACTGCAGGGCCCGCTCACCGGACGGTTCCGATTTGCCAAGCCATGGCCGTTGCTGCTCAATGAACGGCTGCGATCAGCCCGGGGTGCTGGTGGTTCGGAGGGCCATGGCCCGCTTTAAAGAACTGTTTGCCAATTTTATCTGTTCCGGGGGGCTCATTTAGATGTTTCCCTCCCTCGTCTTTTCCGTGGCATCGAGGTGGGCGCCCCGGCGGCGAGAAAAACGTGTCGCGTACAGGAACTGCCACGTCGGCTGCTCGCGTGACGTCAGGTGTGACGAGCTGGGGTGACTCCTCCCCACGTCCCCTGCTCTATCCAACTCCCGCGTTTCTCTCTCCCCTTTTTACCCCATCACCGAAATAATCGAAATTTCTCAGATAACGTCCAGATATATATACTTTAAACTTTCATGGCCAGTGTACGATTCCAACGTGTCGGATTGGAACTTGGACAGCGACCCTACGATCCCAAACATTTTTGCCAAGATCTATCTGATCCTGCGCCCCGTCCTATTCGCAATCCAAAGTCTCTCATATCCGCAACCTGCAACTACGAAGCGATTTCATTTTCATCCTCTTGGTTTCCTTCGGAGAATAATGATCGTCACGTTGTTTTGCGTTTGTCCTTTTCACCCAAACAAAACGCATCTTCTTGCTGTATTTTGTTTATTTACCTAGTGTGCCCCAGCCAGGTGCGGCGAACCAGATTTGCGACGCGCAATGGAACAAGAGACGTCGATGTAATCTGGAGATAATCCAAGTAATTGACCTGTGAAGGGTGCTTAGCGAAGCGGTCCAAGGCAGGTCTGCTTATTTTAAGCCCGGAACTGATGCTGTCAAGAGCCCCTCCAAACGGGAACGGGGGTTGGGGTTGGCTCGTTGCCCGCTGGAACGACGACGGCCACGACAGATTTTTGCCAAGGCGGAGGAGGGGCAGGATGATTCGCGTCCGTCCAGCGAGCGCGCACAGATCGGCGCGGTCAGCTGGCCGGTCGACGGTCGTTGCCAGACGCCAACTCGCGACCGGCAGACCCGTCGTCGTACGTGTTGACCAGCGAGGCAGCCGGAGGCCACCGGGCGAACGGCTGGCTGACCAGCGACAGGTGCAGCAcgtggtggtgggcggcggcggtggcggtggcgggtcGTGGTCGCCGTGCGGCCGGCCCGCGTGAAGGCTGCTGCGCCGGCTGCCCAGCTGTGAGGGTGCATGACGTGGTCAGCGGGCGCGGTGGCCCGGTTTCGGGCCACGCACGGTAGCTGGCGTCCGCGTAGGCGCCGAGTCAGCCGCGCCTGGGCGATGAGAacgggggaggagaaggattaAAGAAAGAAGCAGGCGGTCGTCTCGATGTGCATTCTACATGCAAAGCATTTCAAAGCTGCCTTATCCTGTTCTCTGCGTGGACGCCAGGTCGGACAGTTAGGTCAGGACCGCACGCGGTGCGTGGTCCAGCCCCCGTCCAGGGCAGCGccgggccgccggcgacgacgggccGGTCTGCGTCTGCGTGCCCCCAGAGCCGTTGGTTGGTTAGCAATAAACTACCGGTACGCCGACGGCCGACCACATGTTCCTGGCTGACAGTTAGGACCCGTGGAGCTCCTAaggtctggtttggttcactgacttaaatttaagcatccgtcacatcgaatgtttagatattaattaggagtattaaacgtagactatttacaaaaccgattacataagtggaggctaaacggcaagacgaatctattaagcctaattagtccatgatttgacaatgtgttgctacagtaaacatttgctaatgatggattaattaggcttaatagtctccacttatgtaatgggttttgtaaatagtctacgtttaatacctctaattagtatctaaacattcgatgtgacacgtgctaaaaataagcaaaggaaccaaacgccaccTATAATTtctgtttagatactaattaggagtattaaatatagattaattataaaactaattgcacagatagaacCTAATTTatgaaacgaatctattaagcctaattagttcatgatttgacaatgtgatgctacggtaagcattgctaatgatggattaattaggcttaataggttcatctcgggaattagcctccatctatgtaattagttttataattaattcatgtttaatccttctaattagcctttgAATATTTGATGGGACATggattttagtccggactaaagatccaaacaccctttagTTTGTGGGTAAAAATTCCTGGCTCACATGGTCACGTGCACGCCAAGAGGTGAATTCGGCTCTTGAACGTCTTATCTGAAGGAGTTTCTGCGGTCTTTTAAAGTTAAAATGCTTTGGAGGTGAACGGCACGTAGCACAAACGCCGTCGGGAGCGTCTCCATCTGATCCGGATCCTACTGTTTCATCAGATGAGGCGATTCCACTCGCGGGTAACCGAAaggccgccgggcgccggcttGTCCATATAAGTTGCACGCGAGCTTTTCTACAAAAGCCCCTGCTTTTTTTTACGTAACAACAAAGGTACTAATAAAGCCTACGACCCCGGGCGAAAGGTTGCGGTAATAAGAAATGGAAAGGGGGGCACACAGCCTAGCTCGGCTGCAATTTGCCGAGGGCATATCCATGGATTTTATTCGGATATGAGGCGCATCACGCTTTTgcatcccccgccgccgcctcctaatCTATTTCCGCAAATTGGCAACATGATGATGAACCTGCAGGCAAAGGCAACTTTCCAACATCTGCCTGCAGTCAAACTCCAGCACTCTCTCGTTGCTTTGCTTCCCAGGAGCCGAATAGGCGAAGGACCGCTGGATCCTACTTGAATATGATCCGTCTAATTGGTTGATCACCATCGCACCTCGTCTTTCATATCCACACATTCATCATAGAGACCCCGAATTTGGTTTCCACCTATAAGAGAGTTTAATTTTAAACAAAGACCACATGGTAATTTGCtcccttttttttctaatttcagCTCTTACGTCTTTTTATTATCATGTCCTTTAATTTTTGTTCATGGTCTATACATCTTGATCAATGTAATTAGATCTATAATACTACAGTCCTAAAATAAGTTTGTATTGgagctatgcacctagacagGCACTTGTCCTGGTGGTGCATAGTCGAAATGAACTTATTTTAAGACTAATGTGGTACATGTAACCGAATGATGATGGGGAAAATACACCATACTTAATTACTAGGTGAGTTTTTTTACAATAAAATCATTTACTGAGGAAAGACACAGAAACAAagtaacttatttttttccttttgcataCTACTTCCTCTTTTATTTAAGATACCTGCCACTTCGTAACTTTGATCATCATTATATAAACTAGATTGATAATGTAAGATAAAACACTACTATATTCGgcaaagaaaaatatttttacaaTATTTAATTATCTTCATACGAAATACCATGTTTTATTGACCAAATAAATGTTTTAAACGACATGTATTTTTAGGTCAGAGGGAGTACTCCTGTTAGGAACGACACGACGAATCACGGCAGACTTAAACTTGATTCCCCAAACCAAAATACGCCAACTTGAGTTCTCTACGGTTACGATCTCCGTCGCTATAGCACGAGGCACGAGCATCAGTGGGGAGCCCGGGCGGCCCTCGTGCCAACTACTTTAATCCCCTCCACGGTGCCCTCGTGCGGCGGTGGTTAGTGGCCTCTTCGCGGGCGGATGGATCCATTGGCCGCGGGGGTCGGTGGCTGCTTTGTTGTCGTTGCAACAGACGCTGCTGGTGATCGACGGCCGCTTTAAGCTGAGCACTCATGCGCTCGCCGCTTTCCTCTCCGGTTGCTTGCTTTGCGTCCGAGCGTCTCGCAGCAGCACACCACTTGGCTTGTAGCAGCTGCTAGCTGTGTTTAATGAAGAGCATGTACTTGCAGTTGGTTGGGACGTTGGGTTAGCCGCCTGCAGGTGCCGAGGAGCAAAAGGCGGCTTGGAGCCCTGTCAGTGTCGTCGACCTCGTGTTCCTTTCGCCTGCTTTGATTTTCCTGCTGCTTTTGGTGCTTCAATAGCACTCCAAAGGAGATAAAACGAGAGGCACGCGCGCATCCCCCCACTTGCGGTTGGATCTCGCATTCTCGCGAAAGCAGCGTGCCCGGATCCTGCATATCCTGGCCTGGCCAGGCTGTACCTTTTTCATGTTTCAAATGTGCCGGCGCTGAGCCCCTGGGTCTTCAGATAGCCGTACGTGTACAGGGGTTTGCCCTTAGTATCGCCAGAGGGGGCAATTGGCAAAGGAGGAAGCGTATTCACGTGGCCAGCGCGTGCACCCTAGCGTAGTACGTAGCCGCCTGAACTCCGAACGAATCTAGTTTGAACGGGCGGCGAAGGAGGAACCAGTTCTGGCCGGGGTTGCCGATTGGCCCGCATGCGATCGAATCAAAAAGCCCCACATGCCGTGGAGTACAAAAACGAAAGTCACTCACCCCGATCGCATTATTGTAGTGACAAAATTGAAGGCGCTTTCCCTCCTCTTTTGGCGGAAGATACtggttagggggtgtttggaaacaccctcctaaagtttaacacctgtcacatcggatgtttggattctaattaggagtactaaacataaactaattacaaaactaattgcacagatggagtataattcgcgagacgaatctattaagcctaattagtccatgatttgacaatgtggtgctacagtaaccatttgctaatgatggattaattaggcttaatagattcgtctagtGAATTAGCAcaagattctgcaattagttttataattagctcatgtttagtccttctaattagcatccgaacattcgatgtgacactgttaaagtttagcacttcgtatccaaacatccccttagaATCAGAGCCattttactatttattttaattccaaatattaaataaaacatgacaTAAAATGTTGCCATAACAGGAGCATGGAACTTTGTGTCTATAGCAATGCATGCAATGGAAACTCACCAGAAATGAACTAGAAAGTTCATGAGGAAGTACCCTGAACGGGGTCAGTTCTGGAGAACTGAATATGCTGTTACCCGACATCTGTGCAATTGCGTTTCCAGGAAGTAGTTGTTTGCAACGAGCAGTCGCGCGGatgcgctccccaaaaacttgatcgtcCTTCTActccactacgggaaacatgaaaattgccgagtgtatttttttgccgagtgttttttttcgagcactcggcaaacaagctcttcgccgagtgccaagccaaaaacactcggcaaaaaaaaacactcggcaaaccggggctttgccgagtgtcaaataaaaaacactaggcaaagagg encodes the following:
- the LOC117857870 gene encoding probable alpha,alpha-trehalose-phosphate synthase [UDP-forming] 7, which codes for MMSRSYTNLLDLAEGNFAALGPAAGGGRRRQGSFGTKRMSRVMTVPGTLSELDGEDDSEPAATNSVASDVPSSLAADRMIVVSNQLPVVARRRPDGRGWSFSWDDDSLLLQLRDGIPDEMEVLFVGSLRADVPVAEQDEVSQALLDRFRCAPVFLPDHLNDRFYHGFCKRQLWPLFHYMLPFSSSASAATTSSSPGNGRFDRSAWEAYVLANKFFFEKVVEVINPEDDYVWVHDYHLMALPTFLRRRFNRLRIGFFLHSPFPSSEIYRTLPVREEILKALLNCDLIGFHTFDYARHFLSCCSRMLGIEYQSKRGYIGLDYFGRTVGIKIMPVGIHMGQLQSGLRLPDREWRLSELQRQFEGKTVLLGVDDMDIFKGINLKLLAFENMLRTHPKWQGRAVLVQIANPARGKGKDLEAIQAEIQESCRRINGDFGQSGYSPVVFIDRDVSSVEKIAYYTIAECVVVTAVRDGMNLTPYEYIVCRQGAPGSEAMSEVSGPKKSMLVVSEFIGCSPSLSGAIRVNPWNIEATAEGMNEAISMPEQEKHLRHEKHYRYVSSHDVAYWSKSFIQDLERACKDHFRRTCWGIGLGFGFRVVALDPHFTKLNIDSIVNAYEISESRAILLDYDGTLVPQTSINKAPSPEVLSIINTLCSDRRNIVFLVSGRDKDTLGEWFASCPKLGIAAEHGYFLRWSREEEWQTCTQTLDFGWMQMAKPVMNLYTEATDGSSIETKESALVWHHQDADPGFGSSQAKEMLDHLESVLANEPVSVKSGQFIVEVKPQGVSKGVVAERILASMKERGKQADFVLCIGDDRSDEDMFENIADIMKRNIVAPRTPLFACTVGQKPSKAKFYVDDTFEVVTMLSALADATEPELETDSADELVASTLLLNIGDEQSECTDRSIGGS